In Picosynechococcus sp. PCC 7002, the following are encoded in one genomic region:
- a CDS encoding nucleotidyltransferase family protein — translation MTIKELLKDQERLYFYYQSALKKSQKKFEINKNHQKNSLYLAKQAAIILKEKFNASKVALFGSILDLETFTQWSDIDIAAWGLEPSETLLAMDTVQSLSDEIEINLVDINTVKSEVYQSILKNHQEI, via the coding sequence ATGACCATCAAAGAATTATTAAAAGACCAAGAAAGACTCTATTTCTACTATCAATCAGCGTTGAAAAAGTCACAAAAAAAATTTGAGATTAACAAAAATCATCAGAAAAATAGTCTTTATTTAGCCAAGCAAGCAGCAATAATTTTAAAAGAAAAATTCAATGCCTCTAAAGTTGCTTTGTTCGGTTCAATTCTTGATTTAGAAACATTTACCCAGTGGTCAGATATTGACATTGCTGCATGGGGACTAGAGCCAAGTGAAACGTTGTTAGCTATGGACACAGTACAAAGCCTTAGTGATGAGATTGAAATCAATCTGGTCGATATCAACACAGTCAAATCAGAAGTTTACCAAAGCATTCTAAAGAACCACCAGGAAATATGA
- a CDS encoding Uma2 family endonuclease: MIATPKFPEKMTAAEYLQWEERQELRYEYIDGEIIAMTGGTLPHNDIAINLLVALRAHLKSRGCRVNMSDVKVQGKANRRYFYPDLVVSCHPEDLKARKWIQYPKVIVEVLSPSTSNYDSKTKLKYYRQMPSLEEYILLDSEHIYVELYQRQTGEMWGYRDFGVDDTLVIPSIEFEWAVADIYADVILAAENSE, encoded by the coding sequence ATGATTGCAACACCTAAGTTTCCAGAAAAAATGACTGCTGCGGAATATCTCCAGTGGGAAGAACGGCAGGAACTTCGCTATGAATATATTGATGGTGAAATTATTGCGATGACTGGAGGAACGTTGCCTCACAATGATATTGCAATCAATCTATTAGTTGCTTTGAGAGCACACCTTAAGTCCAGAGGTTGTCGGGTAAATATGTCTGATGTAAAAGTGCAAGGGAAAGCAAATCGGCGTTATTTTTATCCGGATCTGGTGGTCAGTTGTCATCCTGAAGATCTCAAAGCCCGTAAATGGATTCAGTATCCGAAAGTAATTGTTGAAGTTTTATCACCAAGCACTTCAAATTACGATAGCAAAACAAAGCTGAAATATTATCGACAAATGCCTAGTCTAGAGGAATATATTTTGCTTGATTCTGAGCATATTTATGTAGAACTTTATCAACGGCAAACGGGAGAAATGTGGGGATATCGAGATTTTGGTGTTGACGATACGCTGGTGATTCCCAGTATTGAATTTGAGTGGGCAGTAGCAGATATTTATGCTGATGTGATTCTAGCGGCAGAGAATAGTGAATAA
- a CDS encoding TIGR04376 family protein — MGLFSEVGQFFETRLEEFLKAHPQLELQAIAEQLQEQEREANRLTQDLQRQLTQVEQQIAQVAQDIQHWHQRVQQAEAGRRPDLASAAKAREAALLRQGNQLWGKMQGTKKRIEQAQSLLVQLQQKRQEVKQKMDELQASQKVEDAYTSSWENFSGTNGDRQTYNSATDPLEAQFQKWEMDEQIRQMKQKMGR; from the coding sequence ATGGGTCTTTTTAGCGAAGTTGGGCAGTTTTTTGAGACGCGATTAGAGGAATTTCTCAAGGCACATCCCCAGTTAGAACTCCAGGCGATCGCCGAGCAACTCCAAGAACAAGAACGAGAAGCCAACCGCCTCACCCAGGATCTACAACGGCAACTGACCCAGGTGGAGCAACAGATCGCCCAGGTGGCCCAGGATATCCAACATTGGCACCAGCGGGTACAACAGGCCGAAGCGGGTCGGAGACCGGATCTCGCCAGCGCCGCCAAAGCGAGGGAAGCGGCCCTCCTCCGCCAGGGGAATCAACTCTGGGGCAAGATGCAAGGCACTAAAAAACGCATTGAACAGGCCCAGTCTCTTTTGGTGCAGCTCCAGCAGAAACGCCAGGAAGTGAAGCAAAAAATGGATGAACTGCAAGCGTCTCAAAAAGTAGAGGATGCCTACACCAGCAGTTGGGAAAACTTTAGTGGTACCAATGGCGATCGCCAAACCTACAACAGTGCCACCGATCCCCTCGAAGCTCAGTTCCAAAAGTGGGAAATGGACGAACAAATTCGGCAAATGAAGCAAAAAATGGGCCGCTAG
- the glgP gene encoding alpha-glucan family phosphorylase codes for MKPTHKFQVKAVLPPVLEPLRRLAHNIHWDWNVAAKSLFVRLDPDLWQQTSHNPVAMLGRVDQARLDELAKDDGFIAHMERAIEQLDDYLQQHTWYHKARGETKGKECYAYFCAEYGLSYCLPIYSGGLGILAGDHLKSASDLGLPLVAVGLLYQEGYFAQYLNHDGWQQEEYPINDFYNMPLHLEKDDQGNELIIEVEFPGRMIYARVWRIDVGTVPLYMLDTNIEQNTNPYDHDITDELYGGDRDLRLHQEILLGIGGVRMLEKLGYKPTVYHMNEGHSAFLILERIRKLMQEQGLTFRHAQQFALSTQMFTTHTPVSAGFDLFSPEQTLHYVGHYAEKFGLSPDRFLGLGRENTGDLEAPFNMAIFALKHSAFINGVSQLHGQVSREMFHSLWPDFPRDEVGITSITNGVHARSVTAPATQDLYDRYLAPTWDEAPAESHIWEKVSTIPNEELWRNHERQRSDLVVYIRQHLAKQLQKQGATEAAIAKARQVLKPNLLTIGFARRFATYKRANLFLYDIERIKKIILGNPERQVQFVIAGKAHPKDIPGKELIRNIIHTVQEEGLEDYVVFLPNYNIHIARKMVSGCDVWLNTPRRPREASGTSGMKAAMNGLPNLSVLDGWWDEADYTRTGWAIGHGEIYDDQDYQDRVEASALYELLEKEIVPLFYTRNSFDVPEGWVNKMKEAIRLNCPMFNTSRMLRDYAQKAYFKLSDRHFELSDNHYQAVQELADWKSQLFKAWYNIRVEAFDVGESAEIDIQQPVHVKAILDLAALTPDDLAVQIYLGTINDQDELINGESYPMTFQGLTTDQKAIYQGVVQYKKSGYQGMALRILPHHPHLDDATEPRLIRWA; via the coding sequence ATGAAACCGACCCACAAGTTTCAGGTCAAAGCCGTTTTACCCCCTGTCCTGGAACCCCTACGCCGCCTCGCCCATAACATCCACTGGGATTGGAATGTCGCCGCAAAAAGTCTCTTTGTTCGCCTCGATCCAGACCTATGGCAGCAGACGAGCCACAATCCGGTGGCGATGTTGGGTCGCGTTGACCAAGCCCGCCTCGATGAATTAGCCAAGGATGACGGTTTTATCGCCCACATGGAACGGGCCATTGAACAGCTCGATGACTACCTCCAACAACACACTTGGTACCACAAAGCACGGGGCGAAACCAAAGGGAAAGAATGCTATGCCTATTTCTGTGCGGAGTATGGCCTCAGCTACTGCCTACCGATCTATTCCGGGGGATTGGGGATTCTTGCGGGGGATCACCTCAAATCCGCCAGTGATCTCGGTTTACCCCTAGTGGCCGTTGGTTTACTGTACCAGGAGGGGTATTTCGCCCAGTATCTCAACCATGACGGCTGGCAACAGGAAGAATATCCGATCAATGATTTCTACAATATGCCCCTCCATTTAGAAAAAGATGACCAGGGAAATGAACTGATCATTGAGGTGGAATTTCCGGGGCGGATGATCTATGCACGGGTTTGGCGTATCGATGTGGGGACGGTGCCCCTCTATATGTTAGATACCAACATTGAGCAAAATACTAACCCCTACGACCACGACATTACCGATGAACTGTATGGAGGTGATCGCGATCTCCGGCTCCACCAAGAGATCCTCCTGGGTATCGGTGGCGTGCGCATGCTCGAAAAACTAGGCTATAAACCGACGGTCTACCACATGAACGAAGGCCACAGCGCCTTTTTGATCCTGGAGCGCATCCGCAAACTCATGCAAGAGCAGGGCTTAACCTTCCGCCATGCCCAACAGTTTGCCCTCTCGACCCAAATGTTTACGACCCATACCCCCGTGTCCGCTGGGTTTGATCTCTTTTCCCCGGAGCAAACCCTGCATTATGTGGGTCACTATGCCGAAAAATTTGGCCTCTCCCCAGACCGCTTCCTGGGCCTGGGTCGGGAAAATACTGGGGATCTAGAAGCGCCCTTTAATATGGCGATCTTTGCCCTCAAACACAGTGCTTTTATCAATGGTGTGAGTCAACTCCATGGCCAAGTTTCCCGGGAAATGTTCCATAGCTTGTGGCCTGATTTTCCCCGCGACGAAGTGGGGATTACCTCGATCACGAATGGTGTCCATGCCCGCAGCGTCACCGCCCCCGCCACCCAAGATCTCTACGACCGCTACCTGGCCCCCACCTGGGATGAAGCCCCCGCCGAAAGCCATATCTGGGAAAAAGTGAGCACCATTCCCAACGAAGAACTGTGGCGTAACCACGAGCGTCAACGCTCCGATTTGGTTGTTTATATCCGACAGCACCTCGCCAAGCAACTACAAAAACAAGGGGCCACTGAAGCGGCGATCGCCAAAGCCCGCCAGGTACTCAAGCCCAACCTCCTGACCATCGGCTTTGCCCGTCGCTTTGCCACCTACAAACGGGCTAATCTCTTTTTGTATGACATTGAACGAATTAAAAAAATTATCCTCGGCAATCCAGAGCGTCAAGTGCAATTTGTCATTGCCGGGAAAGCCCACCCAAAAGATATTCCGGGGAAAGAACTAATCCGCAACATCATCCATACCGTCCAGGAAGAAGGCCTCGAAGATTACGTCGTCTTCTTACCCAACTACAATATTCACATTGCCCGCAAAATGGTGTCTGGGTGCGATGTGTGGCTTAATACCCCCCGACGCCCCCGGGAAGCCTCTGGCACTTCCGGGATGAAAGCGGCGATGAATGGCTTGCCGAATTTAAGCGTCCTTGATGGCTGGTGGGATGAGGCCGACTATACCCGCACCGGTTGGGCGATCGGCCACGGGGAAATTTACGATGATCAAGATTACCAAGACCGGGTAGAAGCCAGTGCCCTGTATGAACTGCTAGAAAAAGAAATTGTGCCGCTGTTCTATACGCGCAACAGTTTCGATGTCCCCGAAGGCTGGGTCAATAAAATGAAGGAAGCGATTCGCCTGAATTGCCCCATGTTTAATACGTCGCGGATGCTCCGGGACTATGCCCAAAAGGCTTATTTTAAATTGAGCGATCGCCATTTTGAACTCAGCGACAATCACTACCAAGCCGTCCAAGAACTCGCCGATTGGAAATCCCAACTATTTAAAGCCTGGTACAACATCCGCGTCGAAGCCTTTGATGTCGGGGAGTCCGCCGAAATCGATATTCAACAGCCCGTCCATGTCAAAGCAATCCTCGATCTCGCGGCCCTGACCCCAGACGATCTGGCCGTGCAAATTTACCTCGGCACCATCAATGACCAGGACGAACTCATTAACGGCGAAAGTTACCCTATGACCTTCCAGGGCCTGACCACCGACCAAAAAGCAATCTACCAAGGCGTTGTGCAATACAAAAAAAGTGGCTACCAAGGCATGGCCCTACGTATTCTCCCCCACCACCCTCACCTAGATGATGCCACCGAGCCCCGGCTCATCCGTTGGGCCTAG
- the apcD gene encoding allophycocyanin subunit alpha-B, translating to MSVVSQVILRADDELRYPSSGELSGIKNFLATGAVRIRIAEALADNEKKIVDQAQKQLFSIHPEYRTSGGNAATTKQYNQCLRDYGWYLRLVTYGILAGDKDPIERIGLIGVKEMYNALGVPVPGMVDAIRCLKDAALGVLDSEEARIAAPYFDFITQAMS from the coding sequence ATGAGCGTCGTTAGTCAAGTTATCCTGAGAGCCGATGACGAACTCCGCTATCCCAGCAGCGGTGAACTCTCGGGGATTAAAAACTTTTTAGCCACTGGGGCGGTACGGATCCGCATTGCGGAGGCCCTTGCCGACAACGAAAAGAAAATCGTTGACCAAGCCCAAAAGCAACTGTTTAGCATCCACCCAGAATATCGAACCTCGGGCGGGAATGCAGCCACCACGAAGCAATATAACCAATGTCTGCGGGACTACGGTTGGTACCTACGTCTGGTCACCTACGGTATCCTCGCTGGCGACAAAGATCCCATTGAAAGAATTGGTTTAATCGGGGTGAAGGAAATGTACAACGCCCTCGGTGTACCGGTGCCTGGGATGGTTGATGCGATTCGCTGCCTCAAGGATGCCGCCCTTGGTGTGCTTGATTCAGAGGAAGCAAGAATTGCTGCTCCTTATTTTGACTTCATTACCCAAGCAATGTCCTAG
- a CDS encoding IS4-like element ISSysp3 family transposase, with product MQDHQSVNIRALSRNRAEQVGYYRFLDNDNVSLCELIQSVSDACQQQVGGLHVLAISDSSEVNLQAHVGRINPEGLGVVGNNQDVGFFIHPTLIVNAETGFPLGLSNIQIWSRKAVRPNKHQRRYLKLPIEEKESYKWLLSAEASEPCLKNGGVKQVTHVGDRENDIYQEWVRVPNDQTHVLVRACRDRRLWDEQQSLYEYLSAQHCEGTYSVQVVADSRLGRTAREAWLAVRMTPVQIQRPDTVEAQDYPEKVQLYAVEAKEVNPPVGQDPIHWRLLTTHRVVSLEQALQVIEWYRWRWRIEQLFGTLKRSGLDLESTQLESVSAIERLTVLALSVALRVLQLLEGRDDSSLVAQVVFSPEEQECLRQLAPTLQGKTQKQQNPHASASLSWATWLIGRLGGWSGYRSQSPPGIRTLWRGLYQFESIFHGWKLAQSTLVCTQ from the coding sequence ATGCAAGACCATCAATCAGTAAATATCCGCGCCCTGAGCCGAAATCGAGCAGAACAAGTGGGGTACTATCGTTTCCTTGACAACGACAATGTCAGCCTATGTGAGTTGATACAGAGCGTGTCTGACGCCTGCCAACAACAAGTGGGAGGACTCCACGTCCTGGCCATTAGTGATAGCAGTGAGGTTAACCTACAAGCCCATGTAGGACGAATCAACCCAGAAGGATTAGGAGTGGTAGGCAATAACCAAGATGTCGGCTTTTTTATTCACCCGACTTTAATCGTGAACGCCGAAACAGGGTTTCCCCTAGGTCTCAGTAATATCCAAATATGGAGCCGAAAAGCAGTTCGTCCCAATAAGCATCAACGACGTTACCTAAAGCTACCGATTGAAGAGAAAGAATCCTACAAATGGCTACTGTCTGCCGAAGCATCTGAGCCCTGTCTGAAAAACGGGGGAGTGAAACAAGTAACCCATGTGGGCGACCGCGAAAATGACATATATCAAGAATGGGTGCGAGTTCCCAATGACCAAACCCATGTTTTAGTGAGAGCTTGTCGGGACCGTCGCCTCTGGGATGAGCAGCAATCCCTGTATGAATACTTAAGCGCACAGCACTGCGAAGGGACTTATTCGGTGCAGGTAGTGGCAGATTCTCGATTGGGACGTACTGCCCGCGAAGCTTGGTTAGCGGTACGGATGACTCCAGTTCAGATTCAACGGCCAGATACAGTGGAAGCTCAGGATTATCCCGAGAAGGTACAGCTGTATGCCGTAGAAGCAAAGGAAGTCAATCCTCCCGTAGGACAAGACCCCATTCATTGGCGATTGCTTACAACTCATCGGGTCGTCAGTCTAGAGCAAGCTTTACAAGTGATTGAATGGTATCGTTGGCGCTGGCGAATTGAGCAACTTTTTGGCACTTTGAAGCGGTCTGGATTGGATTTAGAATCCACGCAGTTAGAGTCGGTTAGTGCCATTGAACGACTGACAGTTTTAGCTTTGTCCGTGGCCCTAAGGGTGTTGCAGCTTCTAGAGGGTCGAGATGATTCCAGCCTTGTTGCTCAGGTGGTATTTAGTCCTGAAGAGCAGGAATGTCTCAGGCAACTAGCTCCGACATTGCAGGGGAAAACTCAAAAGCAGCAAAATCCTCATGCTTCAGCTTCGTTGTCTTGGGCAACTTGGCTAATTGGCCGTTTAGGAGGATGGTCTGGGTATCGCTCCCAGTCTCCTCCTGGCATCCGAACTTTGTGGAGGGGGCTATACCAGTTTGAATCTATCTTCCATGGATGGAAGCTCGCTCAATCCACACTTGTGTGTACACAGTAG
- a CDS encoding SWIM zinc finger family protein — translation MVETLDQQRWWVQRWLELLDSYRFKKRLERARIYAKAGNVLQIDFVEAQAIALVQGSEPEPYRVSLKLDPFSDEAWGYVVESLAQKALFSAQLLAGEMPAAIEQVFTANGLNLFPFTLADIHSRCTCPDKANPCKHIGAVYYQLGDRFNEDPFVIFQLRGRTKQQILDALRDYRRQHFATATATNLPSHDQAEIETSQPQQNPETIDIKQFWQYDHPLDPDLVVITPPTDGTTSLDLLGAIALNPEDAQAFQSYLNYVYGMASQKGLMQALQGLNVSESA, via the coding sequence ATGGTAGAAACCCTCGATCAACAGCGTTGGTGGGTACAACGGTGGCTAGAATTACTGGATTCTTACCGCTTTAAAAAACGTCTCGAACGGGCGCGTATCTATGCGAAAGCGGGTAATGTGCTGCAAATTGATTTCGTCGAAGCCCAGGCGATCGCCCTCGTGCAGGGGAGCGAACCAGAACCCTACCGCGTTTCTTTAAAACTAGACCCCTTTAGTGACGAAGCTTGGGGCTATGTGGTGGAAAGTTTAGCCCAAAAGGCGCTCTTTTCGGCCCAACTGCTAGCCGGGGAAATGCCGGCGGCCATTGAGCAGGTCTTCACGGCAAATGGTTTGAATTTGTTTCCCTTTACCCTGGCAGATATCCACTCCCGCTGTACTTGCCCCGATAAAGCCAACCCCTGTAAACACATTGGCGCGGTTTATTATCAACTCGGCGATCGCTTTAACGAAGATCCCTTTGTGATTTTTCAACTGCGGGGCCGCACCAAGCAACAAATCCTCGATGCACTCCGGGACTACCGACGGCAACATTTCGCCACGGCAACTGCGACCAATTTACCCAGCCATGATCAAGCAGAAATTGAAACATCCCAACCGCAACAGAACCCGGAAACTATTGATATTAAACAGTTCTGGCAATATGACCATCCCCTCGATCCAGATTTGGTTGTGATTACGCCGCCCACCGATGGCACCACGAGCCTCGATCTTTTGGGGGCGATTGCCCTTAATCCAGAGGATGCCCAAGCTTTCCAAAGTTACCTCAATTATGTCTATGGCATGGCCAGTCAAAAGGGGTTAATGCAGGCCTTACAGGGGTTGAATGTGAGCGAATCAGCCTAA
- a CDS encoding M15 family metallopeptidase, translating into MSEEFDDLSVLDDIDIPEVVRDEDPEQSEKTTGSNPKQRLLLGLGGILIVGFGAIASRQFFQATPDPVVPEDLASDVSPSESGSNDTETSEQILGHFPYPEAEVSELVAVSANGRLKLRPAAAEKFLQMQADARQAGINLALLSAFRTIEEQQYLFFDIKEQRAQDTTKRAEVSAPPRYSEHHTGYAIDLGDGNLPATHLQENFENTAAFQWLQNNAARYSFELSFPRDNPQGIAYEPWHWRFVGDQDSLETFYKSRNLNP; encoded by the coding sequence GTGTCCGAAGAATTTGATGACCTCTCTGTCCTGGATGACATTGATATTCCTGAGGTCGTGCGGGATGAAGATCCAGAACAAAGCGAAAAAACCACAGGATCTAACCCCAAGCAACGCCTCTTGTTGGGGTTGGGGGGAATCCTCATTGTCGGGTTCGGGGCGATCGCCTCGCGCCAGTTTTTCCAGGCCACCCCAGATCCCGTTGTGCCAGAGGATCTTGCCAGCGATGTTTCTCCGTCCGAATCAGGCAGCAATGATACCGAAACCAGCGAACAAATTCTCGGTCATTTTCCCTACCCCGAAGCCGAGGTCAGTGAACTGGTCGCCGTCAGTGCCAATGGTCGCTTGAAATTACGCCCCGCCGCTGCTGAAAAATTTCTTCAAATGCAGGCTGATGCCAGACAAGCCGGGATCAACTTAGCCTTACTTTCTGCCTTTCGCACCATCGAAGAGCAACAATATTTATTTTTTGACATTAAAGAGCAGCGCGCCCAGGACACCACCAAACGGGCCGAGGTGAGTGCCCCCCCCCGCTACAGTGAACACCATACAGGCTACGCTATCGATCTAGGGGATGGAAATTTGCCAGCGACCCACCTCCAGGAAAACTTTGAAAATACAGCGGCGTTTCAGTGGCTCCAAAATAATGCCGCCCGTTATAGTTTTGAGTTGTCTTTCCCGCGAGATAATCCCCAGGGCATCGCCTACGAGCCTTGGCATTGGCGCTTTGTGGGGGATCAAGATAGTCTGGAAACGTTTTACAAATCCCGCAATTTGAATCCGTAG
- a CDS encoding AEC family transporter: MAELLLQLALIYGKLGLGIGGGWLLGKYLPASLGRNLGKGLFWFGIPLSVFGFVRQVDLTGTLWFAPVVAWLAMGLCFGVAWLWLRYRTPDLSLPSQGSFLLVSSIGNTGYLGYPISLAIAGPETFAWALFYDLLGSLLWGYGVGVMVATYYGQGENQTWGTRLKNMGTQVGINPSLWSLVLGLACKPLVFPEPLEWGLEIASWVVIGLAIILIGMRLGELEPGQEIPPVRSSLLIKMAIAPFLFGLILPFFNLPNVICLVLVLQIAMPPAFATLIVSETYALDRQLAVSSLATGTLLLLGTLPIWLLWFR, from the coding sequence ATGGCAGAATTGCTGCTGCAATTGGCGCTCATCTACGGCAAGTTGGGGCTCGGCATTGGGGGCGGTTGGCTCCTGGGGAAATATCTCCCTGCATCCCTGGGGCGCAATCTGGGCAAAGGTCTGTTTTGGTTTGGCATTCCCTTGAGTGTGTTTGGCTTTGTGCGCCAGGTGGATTTGACAGGCACTCTCTGGTTTGCGCCGGTCGTTGCTTGGTTGGCAATGGGACTCTGTTTTGGGGTGGCTTGGCTCTGGTTGCGTTACCGTACCCCCGATTTATCGCTCCCCTCCCAGGGCAGTTTCCTATTGGTTTCGAGCATTGGTAATACGGGCTATCTGGGCTATCCGATCAGTTTGGCGATCGCCGGGCCAGAAACCTTCGCCTGGGCTTTGTTCTACGACTTACTGGGCAGTCTGTTGTGGGGCTATGGGGTCGGGGTGATGGTGGCCACCTACTACGGCCAGGGGGAAAATCAAACTTGGGGGACGCGCCTGAAAAATATGGGTACCCAGGTGGGCATCAACCCTTCCCTCTGGAGTTTGGTGTTGGGGTTGGCCTGTAAGCCGCTCGTTTTTCCGGAACCTTTAGAATGGGGTCTAGAAATCGCTTCCTGGGTAGTCATTGGTTTGGCGATCATCTTGATCGGGATGCGCCTGGGGGAATTGGAACCGGGCCAAGAAATACCGCCAGTGCGCAGTAGTCTTTTGATCAAAATGGCGATCGCCCCGTTTCTGTTCGGCTTGATCTTGCCTTTTTTCAATTTGCCCAACGTTATTTGTCTAGTGTTGGTGTTGCAGATCGCGATGCCGCCCGCCTTTGCCACCCTGATCGTCAGCGAAACCTATGCCCTCGATCGCCAGTTAGCCGTTAGTTCTCTGGCCACTGGCACCCTACTTTTGTTGGGAACACTGCCCATTTGGCTCTTGTGGTTTCGTTAG
- the aroC gene encoding chorismate synthase produces the protein MGNSFGHLFRITTYGESHGGGVGVVIDGCPPLVEISEAEIQAELDRRRPGQSRITTPRNEADRCEIMSGVFDGKTTGTPISILVRNKDQRSKDYSEMKEKYRPSHADFTYDAKYGIRNYEGGGRSSARETIGRVAAGAIAKKILQQVAGVEIIGYVKRIKDCEAVDIDPNQVTLAQVESNIVRCPDAAAAEKMIALIDEIRKQKDSIGGVVECVARNVPVGLGMPVFDKLEADLAKGAMSLPASKGFEIGSGFAGTLLTGQEHNDEFTVDDQGQIRTKTNRSGGIQGGISNGENIVLRVAFKPTATIGKEQQTATRAGEEATLAAKGRHDPCVLPRAVPMVEAMVALVLCDHLLRHQGQCRTLS, from the coding sequence ATGGGCAACAGCTTCGGACATTTATTTCGGATTACAACCTACGGTGAATCCCATGGGGGTGGCGTTGGCGTCGTGATTGATGGTTGTCCGCCCCTCGTGGAAATTTCTGAAGCGGAAATCCAGGCGGAATTAGACCGCCGTCGTCCGGGCCAAAGTCGCATTACAACCCCCCGGAACGAAGCCGACCGCTGTGAGATTATGTCTGGGGTCTTTGATGGGAAAACAACGGGAACGCCCATTTCAATTTTGGTGCGCAATAAAGATCAACGCTCCAAGGATTATTCGGAGATGAAGGAAAAATATCGCCCTTCCCACGCGGATTTTACCTATGATGCGAAGTATGGCATTCGCAACTATGAAGGGGGTGGTCGCTCTTCGGCAAGGGAAACTATCGGTCGGGTAGCAGCTGGGGCGATCGCCAAAAAAATCCTCCAGCAGGTGGCCGGGGTAGAAATTATCGGCTATGTCAAGCGGATCAAAGACTGTGAAGCCGTTGATATTGACCCGAATCAAGTCACCCTTGCGCAAGTAGAAAGCAATATTGTTCGTTGTCCCGATGCGGCGGCGGCGGAAAAAATGATTGCCCTGATCGATGAGATTCGCAAGCAAAAGGATTCCATCGGGGGGGTGGTTGAATGTGTGGCTCGCAATGTCCCTGTCGGCCTGGGGATGCCTGTATTTGATAAGCTCGAGGCAGATTTAGCCAAAGGGGCCATGTCGCTCCCAGCCAGCAAAGGCTTTGAAATTGGTTCTGGCTTTGCGGGGACTTTGCTCACGGGCCAAGAACACAACGATGAATTTACCGTGGATGACCAGGGCCAGATCCGCACTAAAACCAACCGTTCTGGGGGGATCCAAGGGGGTATTTCCAACGGCGAAAACATTGTCCTGCGGGTCGCCTTTAAACCCACTGCAACCATTGGGAAAGAACAACAGACAGCGACGCGAGCCGGTGAAGAAGCAACCCTCGCCGCGAAAGGCCGCCATGATCCCTGCGTGTTACCCCGTGCCGTACCGATGGTGGAAGCGATGGTCGCCCTCGTGCTGTGTGATCATCTCTTGCGGCACCAAGGGCAGTGTCGCACACTCAGCTAA
- a CDS encoding ABC transporter permease — MASRSKALQYYILVRLLLAPLMLLTIITVVFLLLRATPGDPADAILGNRAPEATKALLREQLGLDLPLWLQYVRYLGSLLQFDLGTSLTSRGLPVWEVIQQHFPATVELTLFGMIVAVVVGAGVGMLAASRQGTWFDVGGRLFGIITYALPLFWMGMVVQLIFSVQLGWFPLGTRFPLDVPPPPTLSGLYTLDSLLTGSFLQLRTALYYLVLPCCTLGILLSGIFERIVRVNLRQTLQSDYVEAARARGIPERKILWNHALKNALIPVITVLGLTFAALLGGAVLTEVTFSWPGLGNRLYEAISLRDYPTVQGIMVFFGAIVVVVSLVIDIVNALIDPRIRY; from the coding sequence ATGGCTTCCCGCAGTAAAGCTCTCCAGTACTACATCTTGGTGCGTCTGCTCCTGGCTCCCTTGATGTTGTTAACCATTATCACTGTCGTTTTTCTACTACTCCGGGCCACCCCAGGCGATCCCGCTGATGCAATCCTCGGCAACCGTGCCCCTGAAGCGACCAAGGCCCTACTCCGGGAACAACTAGGCTTAGATCTGCCCCTCTGGTTGCAGTATGTCCGTTACCTCGGCAGCCTATTGCAATTTGACTTAGGAACATCCCTCACCAGTCGCGGCTTACCGGTGTGGGAGGTGATTCAGCAGCATTTTCCCGCAACCGTAGAATTAACCTTGTTTGGCATGATTGTTGCGGTGGTGGTGGGAGCTGGCGTGGGGATGCTCGCGGCCTCCCGCCAAGGCACTTGGTTTGATGTGGGCGGGCGATTATTCGGGATTATCACCTACGCACTGCCTTTGTTCTGGATGGGAATGGTGGTACAACTCATTTTTTCGGTGCAGTTGGGGTGGTTTCCCCTGGGGACACGCTTTCCGTTGGATGTGCCCCCACCGCCCACCTTGTCGGGCCTCTATACCCTCGATAGTCTGCTCACGGGAAGTTTTTTGCAACTCAGAACGGCTTTGTATTATTTGGTGTTGCCCTGCTGTACGTTGGGAATTCTCTTGAGTGGTATTTTTGAGCGCATTGTGCGGGTTAATCTGCGCCAAACGTTGCAGTCGGATTATGTCGAAGCGGCGCGGGCCAGGGGTATTCCTGAACGAAAAATTCTCTGGAACCATGCCCTGAAAAATGCGCTCATTCCGGTAATCACGGTCTTGGGTTTAACCTTCGCGGCTTTGTTGGGAGGAGCGGTTTTAACGGAAGTGACATTTTCCTGGCCAGGTTTGGGGAATCGTCTTTATGAGGCAATTTCCCTGCGGGATTATCCAACGGTACAGGGGATTATGGTGTTTTTCGGGGCGATTGTGGTGGTGGTCAGTCTGGTGATTGATATTGTGAATGCGTTGATCGACCCACGGATTCGTTACTAA